AAATCAAATAAAAATTTAAGAATTATTAACTTGACAGTCAATCATAAAATAATGAAAAATTAAATCTTCAATAAAAATCAAATAATTTTTTTTAAAAAAATAAAATACAAATTAAATTATTTAATTTTTTTAAATGAATTATAAAACATAATTCTCAAATTGTTGGAATTTCATTTCATGATTTTTTTTTATAAAATTATATTTTTAATTATAATTAACTACAATTACTTCCTAATTACATAAAGAAAAAATTTATTGACGTTTACTGAAAAGATATGTTCCAATAATAACAACAGCCACATCAAAAATACAAATAATCAATATATCATAGTACAATGGTATGAAACTGTGCCATCCACTTATCATTACAGTTCGCAATGCATCTACACCATAGGTGAGTGGATTTATATAGAATGCCCATTTTATCCATGTTGGCAGATTTGTTAATGGAAATAGTGCACCGCTTAAAAAGAACATTGGTAGGTTAACAAATGTTACTATAGTACCAAAGCTTTCCAAACTGTTCATAAGACTTGCAATGATCAGACCAATGCATGTTAAACCAATTGTGATTATTATCATTAATGGTATTGCTAGTCCTACTGCAATGAATGTTAAGGGTACTCCAATAATTGTTCCAAGCACTATAACTATAATTCCCTGGATAATAGCTGCTGTTGCTACTCCAAACATCTTCCCTGCAAAGATTGAAATCCTTCCAATGGGAGCAACTAGAATTTCCTTCATAAACCCGAATTGCCTATCCCATATCACAGATATACCCAGAAATATTGAGGTAAAAAGAAGTGTCTGTGCAATTATACCGGGTAGCAAGAATTGAGTGTAATTAAAACCTGCAGTTGAAAGTGTAGTTCCTAATCCTCCCCCAAAAATTACAAGCCAAAGTACAGGTGTAATTACAGAGCTAATTAAACGTGACCTGTCACGGATAAAACGTTTGAGTTCACGGCGCCATAATGCATTGATACCTCTTAACTCACTTATTTTATCCTCCCCCTCATCCTTGCAGCCATTCCAGTTAATTCTTTGCCTCCTCCACCCTCACGAATTTCCTTACCCGTGAAGAACATGAATGCAGCATCCAGATCAGGCTCTTTTATCGATATATTATAAATATAAATCCCAACAGAAACAGCTAATTCAACTATACGTGCCAGGGCCGTATGAGAATTTTCAACAGTTAAAATAAGTTCTTTTTCAGTTTCCATTATATTTGTAGCGAGTTTGCTTTCTGAAACATTTTCAGATAACAGTTTGTTATCACTGGACTCGATGATTATTGTTTCACCTTCAATTTTACTTTTAAGTTTTTGGGGTGTATCTAGGGCTACAATTTTGCTCCGGTCAATAATTGCTATCCTATCACAGAGTTTATCTGCTTCTTCCATGTAATGGGTTGTTAATATGATAGTGATGTTTTCACGCTTTTTAAGATCCCTGATATAATTCCAGATATGATCTCTACTTTGTGGATCCAAGCCCACTGTTGGTTCATCCAAAAAAAGTACTTTTGGATAATGTATTAGGCTTCTTGCTATTTCCAATCGTCGCCTCATACCACCAGAATAAGTATTAACTAGATTTGATGCACGATCCTCCAGTTCAACTAACTTCAATACTTCATCAATTCGCGAGTGCATAACATCCCTGGGCACATTGTATAGATCAGCATGCAATTCCATATTTTCCATACCTGTTAATTTATCATCTATACTTGGATCCTGAAAAACAATCCCAATAGAACGTCTAACATCAGAAGCCTGTTTCACAATATCATATCCTTCTACAGTGGCAGTACCTGATGTTGGATTTAAAATAGTACAAAGCATAGAGATGAATGTGCTTTTCCCGGCACCATTAGGACCTAATAGTCCAAATATTTCCCCTTGATTCACCTTTAGGTTTACATTATCCACAGCGGTTAATTTACCAAATTTTTTTGTTAAACCATTAGTCTCTATTGCTATCATAAAATCCTCTTATTCTATTTTGTTTAATCTTTTATAAAAAATGATATATAGAAATAAGTTTTTAAGCCTGTTTATTGGATAGTTCAGCTATTTTTTCGTTGGGATTAGATTTGAATAATCCACCATGATAGGTAATAATCTGTTCAATATCGAAATTTAATAATTTTTAAGTGAATCAGTTGCTTGTTTCATATCTGGAGTATGCAGAGGGTTAGGTCCCAACAATTCACCGTTATCAAT
This sequence is a window from Methanobacterium sp. SMA-27. Protein-coding genes within it:
- a CDS encoding ABC transporter permease, producing MNWNGCKDEGEDKISELRGINALWRRELKRFIRDRSRLISSVITPVLWLVIFGGGLGTTLSTAGFNYTQFLLPGIIAQTLLFTSIFLGISVIWDRQFGFMKEILVAPIGRISIFAGKMFGVATAAIIQGIIVIVLGTIIGVPLTFIAVGLAIPLMIIITIGLTCIGLIIASLMNSLESFGTIVTFVNLPMFFLSGALFPLTNLPTWIKWAFYINPLTYGVDALRTVMISGWHSFIPLYYDILIICIFDVAVVIIGTYLFSKRQ
- a CDS encoding ATP-binding cassette domain-containing protein produces the protein MIAIETNGLTKKFGKLTAVDNVNLKVNQGEIFGLLGPNGAGKSTFISMLCTILNPTSGTATVEGYDIVKQASDVRRSIGIVFQDPSIDDKLTGMENMELHADLYNVPRDVMHSRIDEVLKLVELEDRASNLVNTYSGGMRRRLEIARSLIHYPKVLFLDEPTVGLDPQSRDHIWNYIRDLKKRENITIILTTHYMEEADKLCDRIAIIDRSKIVALDTPQKLKSKIEGETIIIESSDNKLLSENVSESKLATNIMETEKELILTVENSHTALARIVELAVSVGIYIYNISIKEPDLDAAFMFFTGKEIREGGGGKELTGMAARMRGRIK